The Carnobacterium divergens genome includes a window with the following:
- a CDS encoding sucrose-6-phosphate hydrolase, translating into MSKLIENWTTDLRYKKYNAWDSTYLSALTEKVNAAPWRLQYHIQPTSGLLNDPNGFSYFNGKWHLFYQAYPFGPVHGLKSWAHMTSTDLVHWEYEGIPLVPSNEYDSHGVYSGSALPIEDKLFLMYTGNVRDADWNRSAFQLGAWLDQEGQLTKLTHPLIETDTTQYTHDFRDPQIFNYGDTYLAIIGAQDTNKQGKVAVYQSENSHDWHYLGNLAYTDLPMGYMVECPNLVFIDEQPVLLFCPQGIDHSLLDYQTIYPNAYVLGSRFNKETLTIENPTTLQNLDEGFDVYATQAFNAPDGRALSISWIGLPEIEYPTFSDGWAHCLSLVKELSIKDGHLYQFPVAETQTLRQNELSFKGQLLSSGQQLLENTSFSYELELALPKDERGELKLFADEDATRYLSLSFDTISGKLTVDRTLAGVPFAEEFGNTRSITIPRHEALKLSIFVDHSVCEIFINNGLKVITLRLFPADNQTHLWLSGSGKGSYQGKFWELLSQ; encoded by the coding sequence ATGTCAAAGTTAATTGAAAATTGGACGACCGATTTACGTTACAAAAAATACAATGCTTGGGATTCCACCTATTTATCTGCATTAACAGAAAAAGTGAACGCTGCACCTTGGCGTTTGCAGTATCATATCCAGCCAACATCAGGTTTATTAAATGATCCAAATGGTTTTTCTTACTTTAATGGCAAGTGGCACTTATTTTACCAGGCCTATCCATTTGGCCCCGTGCATGGATTGAAATCTTGGGCTCATATGACTTCCACCGATTTAGTCCACTGGGAATATGAAGGCATCCCACTTGTACCAAGCAACGAATATGACAGCCACGGGGTTTATTCTGGCTCCGCTCTTCCAATTGAGGACAAGCTTTTTTTAATGTATACAGGAAATGTGCGCGATGCTGATTGGAATCGTTCTGCTTTCCAATTGGGAGCATGGCTCGACCAAGAGGGACAACTCACAAAATTGACACACCCTTTAATTGAAACAGATACTACTCAGTACACACATGATTTTCGTGATCCGCAAATTTTTAACTACGGAGATACTTATTTAGCAATAATCGGTGCACAAGATACGAACAAACAAGGAAAAGTCGCCGTCTATCAGTCTGAAAATAGTCACGATTGGCACTATCTTGGAAATTTAGCGTACACCGATTTACCGATGGGTTATATGGTAGAATGTCCCAATTTAGTATTTATCGACGAGCAACCGGTTTTACTTTTTTGTCCACAAGGTATCGATCATTCCTTACTGGATTATCAAACAATTTATCCAAATGCCTACGTTTTGGGAAGCCGCTTCAATAAAGAAACGTTAACTATTGAAAATCCGACAACTCTTCAAAACTTAGATGAAGGATTCGACGTTTACGCAACGCAAGCTTTTAACGCACCAGATGGTCGAGCGTTAAGTATTAGCTGGATTGGCCTTCCAGAAATTGAGTACCCTACTTTTTCTGATGGCTGGGCACATTGTCTAAGCTTGGTTAAGGAGCTATCCATTAAAGACGGGCACCTTTATCAGTTTCCTGTTGCTGAAACTCAAACACTACGCCAAAATGAGCTTTCTTTTAAAGGTCAGCTTCTTTCCTCAGGGCAACAATTACTTGAAAATACGTCTTTTTCCTATGAACTAGAGCTAGCATTGCCAAAAGACGAACGTGGTGAGTTGAAACTCTTTGCAGATGAGGACGCTACACGCTATTTAAGCCTATCTTTTGATACAATATCTGGTAAACTAACAGTAGATAGAACGCTAGCTGGTGTCCCATTCGCAGAAGAATTCGGCAATACTCGCTCTATAACTATTCCAAGACACGAAGCTCTTAAGCTTTCTATCTTTGTTGACCATTCAGTCTGCGAAATTTTTATCAATAATGGACTTAAAGTAATCACACTAAGACTTTTCCCTGCAGACAACCAAACTCATTTATGGTTATCTGGTTCTGGCAAGGGTTCTTATCAAGGAAAGTTCTGGGAATTACTTAGTCAATAA
- a CDS encoding LacI family DNA-binding transcriptional regulator translates to MTIKLTDVAKKAGVSPTTVSRVINHYGYLSQKTIDKVHLAMEELNYQPNSLARSLQGKNTQLIGLIFSSVGNPFFGELVEKLENKLFEKGYKTILCNSADNKEKERDYLRMLAANKVDGIIAGAHNLGIKEYEKVGLPIVSFDRFLADNIPIVSSDNFHGGQIATQALIQSGGEKIAIFTGTNRSNSPTNSRLEGYLATIKKNQLEPYVFEFDSHYSPALKSLEIKKILKEEALDSVFCTDDLTAILVMNEAVKLGLNVPEELKIIGYDGTTFMQQYFSQLTTIVQPIEDCATLLIDLLVQRITDKDVALEPLYTLPVKLIQGEST, encoded by the coding sequence ATGACAATCAAATTAACCGACGTTGCAAAAAAAGCAGGCGTTTCGCCAACCACCGTTTCAAGAGTCATTAATCATTATGGCTATTTAAGTCAAAAAACCATTGATAAAGTTCATTTAGCGATGGAAGAATTGAATTATCAACCTAATTCACTTGCACGCTCCTTGCAAGGTAAAAACACACAATTAATTGGCTTGATTTTCTCATCTGTAGGCAATCCTTTTTTTGGCGAATTAGTTGAAAAATTAGAAAATAAATTATTTGAAAAAGGCTACAAGACGATCTTATGTAATAGTGCGGACAATAAAGAAAAGGAACGTGATTATTTAAGAATGCTCGCTGCCAATAAGGTAGATGGCATTATTGCTGGCGCCCATAATTTAGGTATTAAAGAATACGAAAAAGTTGGTTTGCCTATCGTTTCATTTGACCGTTTTTTAGCCGATAATATTCCTATTGTTAGTAGTGACAATTTTCATGGTGGGCAAATCGCTACTCAGGCATTGATTCAATCTGGAGGAGAGAAGATTGCTATTTTTACAGGAACCAATCGTTCTAACTCTCCCACAAATAGTCGGCTAGAAGGATATTTAGCAACGATTAAAAAAAATCAATTAGAGCCTTATGTTTTTGAATTTGATTCTCATTACTCTCCTGCTTTAAAATCGCTTGAAATTAAAAAGATTTTAAAGGAAGAAGCGCTTGATAGCGTCTTTTGTACGGATGATCTAACGGCCATCTTAGTGATGAACGAAGCGGTGAAGTTAGGATTAAACGTTCCTGAAGAATTGAAAATTATTGGTTATGACGGAACTACTTTCATGCAGCAGTATTTTTCACAATTGACTACCATTGTACAACCTATTGAGGATTGTGCTACTCTCTTAATTGATTTGCTTGTCCAACGAATCACAGATAAAGACGTCGCCTTAGAACCGCTTTACACTCTTCCTGTAAAATTAATTCAGGGAGAATCAACTTAA
- a CDS encoding histidine phosphatase family protein, with the protein MTTLYLVRHGQTLFNAQHKIQGFCDSPLTELGIKQAKMARAHLEKEGIQFDEAYTSTSERAIDTLELLTDLPYERIKDLREWNFGSYEGEGEHLNPPLPYKDYFVQFGGESQEEVEARISSAIKKIIEKSHAKNSLIVSHGAAIANFYRHWEHTSPVKKNVKIQNCSLFKYTYSDNQFSLEDIIEHDFSSIL; encoded by the coding sequence ATGACAACACTCTATTTAGTGAGACATGGACAAACTCTATTCAACGCTCAACACAAAATACAAGGATTTTGTGACTCTCCTTTAACTGAACTAGGAATCAAACAAGCTAAGATGGCACGAGCGCATTTGGAAAAGGAAGGCATTCAGTTTGATGAGGCGTATACTTCCACCTCTGAAAGAGCCATTGATACGCTTGAACTGCTGACGGATCTTCCCTATGAACGTATCAAAGATCTACGAGAATGGAATTTTGGTTCCTATGAAGGAGAAGGGGAACATTTAAATCCCCCACTTCCATACAAGGATTACTTTGTGCAATTTGGTGGCGAATCCCAAGAGGAAGTAGAAGCAAGAATCAGTTCAGCGATAAAAAAAATTATTGAAAAAAGTCATGCAAAAAATAGTTTGATTGTTTCTCATGGTGCTGCAATTGCGAACTTTTATCGTCACTGGGAACACACAAGTCCAGTTAAAAAAAATGTCAAAATTCAAAACTGTTCGTTGTTTAAATACACGTATAGTGACAACCAATTTAGTTTAGAAGACATTATTGAGCATGATTTTAGTTCTATTTTATAA
- a CDS encoding aldo/keto reductase — MKKVTLANGVQVPIIGFGVYQIPKEKTAQAVEDAIKAGYRHIDTAQSYLNESEVGQGITASGIAREELFVTTKIWVHNVSYDGVMKSFDESLKRLNLEYVDLLLIHQPYNDVYGAWRAMEELQKSGKVRAIGISNFAVDRAIDLAAFNEIKPQINPFQQQTNTIKALREDGIAVEAWAPFAEGKRDIFKNPILTKIGQTYHKSVAQIILRWLIQQDIIVLAKSVNPDRMKENIDVFDFELTAEDINQIATLNDGESQFFSHADPAMIKWMVTREIEGI, encoded by the coding sequence ATGAAAAAAGTAACGTTAGCAAACGGTGTTCAGGTACCAATCATAGGATTTGGGGTATATCAAATTCCGAAAGAAAAGACAGCACAAGCAGTCGAAGATGCAATTAAAGCAGGTTACCGTCATATTGATACCGCACAAAGTTATCTAAACGAGAGTGAAGTTGGTCAGGGAATTACAGCCTCTGGCATTGCGCGGGAAGAGCTATTTGTGACCACTAAAATTTGGGTACACAATGTCAGTTATGACGGCGTCATGAAATCTTTCGACGAATCCCTTAAACGCCTCAATCTTGAATATGTCGATCTATTACTGATACATCAGCCGTACAATGACGTTTATGGTGCGTGGCGTGCCATGGAAGAATTGCAAAAATCAGGCAAGGTACGAGCAATTGGTATTTCAAATTTTGCCGTCGATCGTGCAATTGATTTAGCCGCATTTAATGAAATTAAACCACAAATCAATCCATTCCAACAGCAAACCAATACTATCAAAGCATTACGTGAAGATGGGATTGCTGTTGAAGCATGGGCGCCTTTTGCTGAAGGAAAAAGGGATATTTTTAAAAATCCTATTCTAACGAAAATTGGTCAAACCTATCACAAAAGTGTCGCTCAAATTATCCTGCGTTGGTTAATTCAACAAGACATTATCGTACTAGCAAAATCAGTTAATCCAGATCGAATGAAAGAGAATATCGATGTATTTGATTTTGAATTAACAGCAGAAGATATCAATCAGATAGCCACATTAAATGATGGCGAAAGTCAATTCTTCTCACATGCAGATCCTGCTATGATTAAATGGATGGTAACTCGTGAAATAGAAGGCATCTAA
- a CDS encoding catalase, producing MTKNLDPTKSNLTTDQGAPVGDNQNSMTAGVRGPVLIQDVALLEKLAHFNRERIPERVVHAKGAGAHGYFEVTNDLSHYTKADLFSKVGKKTPMFARFSTVAGESGSADTLRDPRGFALKFYTEEGNYDIVGNNTPIFFIRDAIKFPDFIHTQKRDPQTHLKNPNAVWDFWSLSPEALHQVTILMSDRGIPATFRHMHGFGSHTFKWTNAEGESVWVKYHFKTEQGIKNLTADVAEQIAGENPDHHTEDLFNAIENGDFPAWKVCVQLMPLADADHYRFNPFDVTKVWSQKDYPLIELGRMVLNENPANYFAEVEQVTFSPGNIVPGIDFSPDKLLQGRLFAYGDAHRHRVGANSHLLPINRSKTDVNNYHRDGAMRSDANGGGSAYYEPNSLGGPTETPENKQASFEIHGVADAVPYDDDDHYTQAGDLYRLLPADEKTRLIENIVAAMSPVKDEQIKIRQIGHFLKADPEYGARVAEGLGIKI from the coding sequence ATGACTAAAAATTTAGATCCAACAAAATCAAACTTAACAACCGATCAGGGAGCTCCAGTTGGCGACAATCAAAATTCAATGACAGCTGGCGTACGAGGACCTGTTTTAATACAAGACGTCGCCTTATTAGAAAAATTAGCACACTTTAACCGTGAACGAATTCCTGAGCGTGTGGTACATGCAAAAGGAGCAGGAGCTCATGGTTATTTTGAAGTAACCAATGATTTAAGCCATTATACGAAAGCTGATTTATTTTCAAAAGTAGGCAAAAAAACGCCGATGTTTGCTCGTTTTTCAACGGTAGCTGGCGAAAGTGGTTCAGCAGATACACTTCGTGACCCGCGTGGGTTTGCATTGAAGTTTTACACAGAAGAAGGCAATTACGATATTGTAGGGAACAATACACCCATATTTTTCATTCGAGATGCAATCAAATTCCCAGATTTTATTCATACTCAAAAACGTGATCCACAGACTCATTTAAAAAATCCAAATGCTGTTTGGGATTTTTGGTCATTATCACCAGAAGCACTTCATCAAGTAACGATTTTAATGTCTGACCGAGGCATTCCAGCTACTTTCCGTCATATGCATGGTTTTGGTAGTCATACCTTTAAGTGGACGAATGCGGAAGGAGAAAGCGTTTGGGTGAAATACCACTTTAAAACAGAACAAGGAATCAAAAATTTAACGGCTGATGTGGCGGAGCAAATTGCCGGTGAAAATCCAGATCATCATACCGAAGATCTATTCAATGCCATTGAAAATGGAGACTTCCCAGCGTGGAAAGTATGTGTCCAATTAATGCCATTAGCAGACGCTGACCACTACCGATTCAATCCATTTGACGTAACTAAAGTATGGTCACAAAAAGATTATCCATTAATTGAACTAGGTCGTATGGTTTTAAATGAAAACCCGGCAAATTATTTTGCTGAAGTAGAACAAGTGACTTTTTCACCTGGAAATATTGTACCAGGAATTGATTTTTCACCAGATAAATTACTTCAAGGTCGTTTATTTGCATATGGTGATGCTCACCGTCATCGTGTGGGAGCAAACAGTCATTTATTGCCAATCAACCGTTCGAAAACTGACGTAAACAACTATCATCGAGATGGTGCCATGCGAAGTGATGCCAATGGAGGTGGTTCCGCATATTACGAGCCTAATAGCTTAGGTGGACCAACAGAAACACCAGAAAATAAACAAGCAAGCTTTGAAATTCATGGCGTAGCAGATGCAGTTCCTTATGACGACGACGATCATTACACGCAAGCGGGTGATCTTTACCGTCTGTTACCTGCAGATGAGAAGACTCGTTTGATAGAAAATATTGTGGCAGCGATGAGCCCAGTGAAGGACGAGCAAATCAAGATTCGCCAAATTGGGCATTTCTTAAAAGCAGATCCTGAATATGGCGCACGTGTTGCGGAAGGTTTAGGAATCAAGATTTAA
- a CDS encoding Cof-type HAD-IIB family hydrolase, translated as MYKIIFFDIDGTLLNGKKRIPESARKAIAELKEAGIIPAIATGRPPFRIHEILAELEIETYVSLNGQYVVHQNEVIYQNPMKKGAVKRIAKAAELNNQTVAFCGSDKILGNSLVSASSKGWKKKISNHLPFTPPHFIVNLIFKYGDKSKKPILKEYYENRVIYQCMLHATEKYDAYYAKEFPDCNFMRWNPYSVDVCPEGGSKAVGIIKLLEHLHIPIEATAAFGDGLNDIEMLKLVGTGIAMGNGREELKQVADKITESPEKNGIQIGLQEIGAIKNK; from the coding sequence ATGTATAAAATCATCTTTTTTGATATTGATGGCACTCTTTTAAATGGGAAGAAGCGCATTCCAGAATCAGCCAGAAAAGCAATTGCAGAATTAAAAGAAGCCGGAATTATTCCTGCAATCGCAACAGGTAGACCGCCTTTTAGGATTCACGAAATCTTAGCAGAACTAGAGATTGAAACCTATGTGAGCTTGAACGGTCAATACGTTGTCCATCAAAATGAAGTTATTTATCAGAATCCCATGAAAAAAGGAGCTGTTAAGCGAATTGCAAAAGCAGCTGAATTAAACAATCAAACGGTTGCCTTTTGTGGTTCAGACAAAATTTTAGGCAATTCATTAGTAAGTGCCAGCAGTAAAGGCTGGAAGAAAAAAATTAGCAACCATCTCCCCTTTACACCGCCTCACTTTATCGTGAACTTAATTTTTAAATATGGCGATAAAAGCAAAAAACCCATTTTAAAAGAATATTATGAAAATCGTGTTATTTACCAGTGTATGTTACATGCAACTGAAAAATACGATGCCTACTACGCAAAAGAATTTCCAGACTGTAATTTTATGCGATGGAATCCTTATTCAGTGGACGTCTGTCCAGAAGGCGGTTCAAAGGCGGTCGGAATCATTAAACTACTAGAACACTTACACATTCCCATTGAAGCAACTGCAGCTTTTGGTGATGGATTAAATGATATAGAAATGTTGAAATTGGTTGGAACAGGTATTGCAATGGGAAATGGACGAGAAGAATTAAAACAAGTAGCAGATAAGATTACAGAAAGCCCAGAAAAAAATGGCATTCAAATCGGGTTGCAAGAAATTGGAGCAATAAAAAATAAATAA
- a CDS encoding EAL domain-containing protein gives MKFNYLTPLLMAISFMIAIFTSYNAVSMDYFLSRKKKLNWHVWLLLKSLGVSFGIWGMHFISMISFQHAVFDSYNTQLVVLSGVVVFIGTYGAFFKICSPKFKSQDVTKGTVLFGTGLVLMHYIGMAAMMPLELEKHPIVLLVSLVIGYVSAYLTMKAIRIEHHSFKIIKDLKQVLILAVGIFSFHYLGMFGMMTPHSVGENHANLAFLSVSLSSMVVLVEVLLIFSSLISYIFDTNRLEISKLKDTSLALLKSNPDPVFLLNTNGELVTANEVAIDSFQISLEKDREHPVRQFMRDEDYVNAVQCFQEVIETGTSMHLEEQIKLKTNEYREFKIKMIPVVPNNRIVTEVFIIAIDVTEENEMKRQIRQIAYHDSLTNLPNRYYMNEFVHQELELFEKNYDCTKKNSFVIFYIDLNELKKVNDTLGHHIGDAYLENIAKRMRDYIGHHYFLARTGGDEFALIYIEKTEAETREVTENLLRAFDEPLIVEKMVLNPTASIGVVKAFEDGSELEELLKKADIAMFSAKQEVKNSGKTMIVSYSDYQVQLKNDYQKELELIQGIENQEFILHYQPKVYADSGRFYGVEGLIRWQVTGEDRLRYPDEFIPLSEKTGHILELTKQLVEMSVKQIKCWLTKGYEVPISVNVSAEHFQEDELVALIEELLKKYQIPPYLLELEITETVLMEDVTESKNILWRLHRLGVHLSVDDFGTGYSSLRYLMEFPIQSLKIDRSFTEAMNIDKKVFIVTETIIQLAQKLDLQIIVEGVETKEQLATLNHMGNFLIQGYYFSKPIPYDEIEETWLKK, from the coding sequence GTGAAATTTAATTATTTAACTCCGTTGTTAATGGCAATTTCATTTATGATTGCCATCTTTACTTCTTATAATGCTGTTAGTATGGATTATTTTTTAAGTAGAAAAAAGAAACTCAATTGGCATGTGTGGTTACTATTAAAATCATTAGGTGTTAGTTTTGGTATCTGGGGAATGCATTTTATCAGTATGATTTCGTTTCAGCATGCGGTGTTTGATTCTTACAATACTCAATTAGTTGTTTTATCAGGAGTAGTTGTTTTTATTGGAACATATGGAGCGTTCTTTAAAATTTGCTCACCAAAATTCAAATCTCAAGATGTAACAAAAGGAACGGTGCTGTTTGGTACTGGACTTGTTTTGATGCATTATATCGGAATGGCTGCAATGATGCCTTTAGAGCTAGAAAAACATCCGATTGTTTTGTTGGTTTCACTGGTCATCGGTTACGTCTCAGCGTATTTAACCATGAAAGCGATTCGAATAGAACATCACTCTTTTAAAATAATCAAAGATTTGAAACAAGTATTGATTTTGGCAGTAGGTATTTTTTCATTTCACTATTTAGGAATGTTTGGAATGATGACGCCTCATAGTGTTGGTGAAAATCATGCGAATTTAGCATTTTTGTCTGTCAGTTTAAGTTCAATGGTTGTTTTAGTAGAGGTGTTATTGATTTTTAGTAGCTTAATCAGTTACATTTTTGATACAAACAGACTAGAAATCAGTAAATTAAAAGATACCAGTTTAGCACTATTAAAAAGCAATCCCGATCCTGTTTTTCTATTAAATACAAATGGAGAATTGGTGACCGCAAATGAAGTGGCTATTGATTCATTCCAGATAAGTTTAGAAAAAGATAGGGAACATCCCGTTCGTCAATTTATGCGAGATGAAGATTATGTCAATGCAGTTCAATGTTTTCAAGAAGTAATCGAAACGGGAACAAGCATGCATTTAGAAGAACAAATAAAACTAAAAACCAATGAATATCGTGAATTTAAAATTAAAATGATTCCAGTAGTTCCTAACAATCGAATAGTAACAGAAGTCTTTATTATTGCTATTGACGTAACAGAAGAAAATGAGATGAAGCGTCAAATTCGTCAAATCGCTTATCATGACAGCTTAACCAATCTTCCCAATCGTTATTATATGAATGAATTTGTTCATCAAGAACTTGAGCTTTTTGAAAAAAATTATGATTGTACTAAAAAGAATTCTTTCGTTATTTTCTATATTGATTTGAACGAATTAAAGAAAGTCAATGATACACTTGGTCACCATATTGGGGACGCATATTTAGAAAATATTGCAAAACGGATGCGCGACTATATCGGTCACCACTACTTTCTTGCGCGCACTGGTGGCGACGAATTTGCATTAATTTACATTGAAAAAACTGAAGCAGAAACAAGAGAAGTAACTGAAAATCTTTTAAGAGCCTTTGATGAACCTCTTATTGTTGAAAAAATGGTGTTGAATCCAACCGCAAGCATTGGTGTTGTAAAAGCCTTTGAAGATGGGTCTGAATTAGAAGAGTTGCTAAAAAAAGCAGATATTGCGATGTTTTCAGCTAAGCAAGAAGTGAAAAATTCAGGGAAAACGATGATTGTTTCGTATTCTGACTATCAAGTGCAGTTGAAAAATGATTATCAAAAAGAATTAGAATTGATTCAAGGTATTGAAAATCAGGAATTTATTTTACACTACCAACCTAAAGTATATGCAGATAGCGGTCGTTTTTATGGGGTAGAAGGCTTGATTCGCTGGCAAGTCACTGGTGAGGATCGGTTGCGTTACCCAGATGAATTTATCCCATTAAGTGAAAAGACCGGACATATTTTAGAGTTAACCAAGCAATTAGTGGAAATGAGTGTGAAACAAATAAAATGTTGGCTTACAAAAGGCTATGAAGTTCCCATTTCTGTCAATGTTTCCGCTGAACATTTTCAAGAAGATGAGTTGGTTGCATTAATTGAAGAATTGCTAAAAAAATATCAAATTCCACCCTATTTACTCGAGTTAGAAATTACGGAAACGGTCTTAATGGAAGACGTAACAGAATCAAAAAATATTCTATGGCGGTTGCATCGACTAGGCGTCCATTTAAGTGTGGATGACTTTGGAACAGGCTACAGTTCATTACGCTATTTAATGGAATTTCCTATTCAAAGCTTGAAGATTGATCGAAGCTTTACCGAAGCGATGAACATTGATAAAAAAGTATTTATCGTGACAGAAACAATTATTCAACTAGCCCAAAAACTTGATTTGCAAATTATAGTTGAAGGCGTTGAAACCAAAGAACAGCTAGCAACGTTAAATCATATGGGGAATTTTTTAATTCAAGGTTATTACTTTAGTAAGCCGATTCCTTATGATGAAATTGAAGAAACGTGGTTGAAAAAATAA
- a CDS encoding GGDEF domain-containing protein, whose product MKNNQLLSDLSLLGFLLLNFIVAIFVGMNPERFAQNIIFMNIAMILAIVTYFTTITMGLVLNLLFIFGQGSYALFLATTNSQSVSLNLYFWLVMTPLFSVMIYLFSYHTKELQAENHQLERKTRQLGTLDAETRLRTMTAYKEDALVFMSTSRRFNLPVSMVVIQVKYWNELQRMLDDEQISEVIKRVTRSTKEAIRDNDVLYVLDREHLTWGLLLFTDQDGSKIVTDRIKEFFEKSAREFSDLHTVDLVIQAGAAQFDKETIHTPYDFVEAAIKELEYDV is encoded by the coding sequence ATGAAAAATAACCAATTATTATCAGATTTATCTTTATTAGGATTTCTGTTATTGAATTTTATCGTTGCTATTTTTGTCGGAATGAATCCTGAACGTTTTGCGCAAAATATCATTTTTATGAACATCGCGATGATTTTAGCGATTGTCACGTATTTCACCACCATTACCATGGGACTTGTCCTAAATTTATTGTTTATTTTTGGTCAAGGGAGTTATGCGTTATTTTTAGCAACTACCAACAGTCAATCGGTTAGCTTGAATTTGTATTTTTGGTTAGTGATGACACCCTTATTTTCAGTGATGATCTATCTGTTTAGTTACCATACTAAAGAACTGCAAGCTGAGAATCATCAATTAGAACGTAAAACTAGACAGTTAGGAACGCTTGACGCAGAAACAAGACTGCGTACGATGACCGCCTATAAAGAAGATGCGTTGGTATTTATGTCGACATCTAGACGTTTTAATTTACCGGTTTCAATGGTTGTGATTCAAGTGAAGTATTGGAATGAACTGCAACGAATGTTAGATGATGAACAAATTTCAGAAGTGATTAAACGCGTGACGAGATCGACTAAAGAAGCGATAAGAGACAACGATGTTCTTTATGTATTGGATCGGGAACATTTAACTTGGGGTTTATTATTGTTTACAGATCAAGACGGCAGCAAAATTGTAACCGATCGAATTAAAGAATTCTTTGAAAAGTCAGCAAGAGAATTTTCAGATCTCCACACCGTTGATCTTGTGATTCAAGCAGGGGCAGCACAATTTGATAAAGAAACGATTCATACACCCTATGACTTTGTTGAAGCGGCAATTAAAGAATTGGAGTACGATGTTTAA